The genomic stretch CCGCCGTCCTGAAACCGGCCCGGCCGTTCCGCCCGAAGGGCTTCCACCGCTTCAGCCACATGCCCCTCGTCAGCGACGCGGTCTTCCGCGGCCTGCTCTTCCCGGTGCCGATCATGGATCGCGTGCAGGGCGATCGGCGCTCGATCGGCATCAAGGAGAAGCTCGCCTACGCGTGGCCGTTCCTGCGACCCCTGGATCGCGCGGGCGCCCTCGGCCTCGCGCGCATGGTGCCGAACGGCGAGCACCACCCGAGCACGGCGGTGATGGACCGGGTCGGCGCGTGGGTCGAGTCCTTCGAGGGCCCCGCGGCGCTCGTGTGGGCGCGGCGCGACCCGATCCTCGGCCGCGGCCTCCGCCGCCACTCGGAGGCGCTGCCCCAGGCGACGGTGCGCGAGTGCGACGCCGGGCACTTCTCCCAGGAGGAGGTCCCGGAGCTCTGGGCGGCGGCCATCCGCGAAGTCGCCGAGGCGCTCTAGCGATCTCGCAC from Sandaracinaceae bacterium encodes the following:
- a CDS encoding alpha/beta fold hydrolase; amino-acid sequence: MQPAPDLPAWLRAELPYHRRSTEIAGRTITFVDHGPEDAQPVLLVHGNPTWSYLWRKVIGMLDGATLRIIAPDLPGFGTSDKPRRASAHQLDMHIGTVSTLLEQLGLRAPITVGQDWGGPIACGVGERVGAAGLVIGNTAVLKPARPFRPKGFHRFSHMPLVSDAVFRGLLFPVPIMDRVQGDRRSIGIKEKLAYAWPFLRPLDRAGALGLARMVPNGEHHPSTAVMDRVGAWVESFEGPAALVWARRDPILGRGLRRHSEALPQATVRECDAGHFSQEEVPELWAAAIREVAEAL